AATCAACACTTACAACGCTGTTGCAGGCAATTTGATTGTATGACACCAGACAAATGCTAATCGACTACATTGATACTAGGCATGCTGGGACGTTGGCTATGGCGAGAGATCTCATCCTGCACGGTGCCTACGATTCCGTGGTGGATCAAGTAATCTGCAGTAAGATAAAGAAACTATTTTCGTGTCCGAACGGCCACGCCTCCGACAGCGATAAGGAAACGCTTTTGAGCTGGCTGGAAACTGAATATCAAGCATATCGGCTGGTCGCGTATCCTGTAAGTTCGCCACTTGCGAGACAGGAAATTGGGAGGGCGATAGCTAAGGTTGCTTCCGGAAATTAGTTGTCATTGCTTGGAGATATGGTCCCGCAGAAGGGTATTCGGGGACAGACCACAGACAATTCTGATGAGCCGCGAAAGCATGCGGTCTTTCGCTCTAGTAACCAGGATTGGGTTGAATTTATTTCCTAACGCACCGCACCGCAGATCGCCATTTGGCGCGCCTTCCCGGCACTAAATGCCGGAAAAGACGCGCCAGTGCTAGGGTTTTGCAACTTGATCGCGACGCTCAGCTCGCTTTCTTCACAAAATCCCGCAAGTGTTTTGCCTGCATTTTCAGCGACGGAATGTGCACATACATCATGTGGCCAGCTTCGTAATAGTGCCGGGTGATATTTCCACTGAGGCTCTTGTCGAGCGCCATGTGGTTGAGCACGTAATCGCTGGCGAAATGCGGTGTCGCGAGATCGAAGTAACCTGACGCCACGTACACTTTCATGTGCGGATTGCTGCAGATCGCCTTGCGCAGGCTTTCCGCGACATTGAGATGCTGGTCTTTCGAGCCGAAGTCCCAGGTCATGTATAGCTTGGAAATCATCGTATAGGGTGTGTCGATTTCGAACTTGAGTTCGCGGCGCAGATAATCATTGATGCAAGCCGCGTATGCGCCATCGAGATTGGTGTGCGCGGGATCAAATTCAAAATTTTCGCCCGCGGCATCGCGATCAATTCCCTTGAAGCGGCTGTCGAGGCGCCCCACCGTGCGATGTTCGTCGCGGCATAGTTCCTTGCAGAAGCGATGGATCTGCACGCGCAGATTGGTGGAGGCGACATATTCCGGCGTGAGCCCGGTGTATTGCGAGATTTTGGCAATGATCGCATCGCGCGCCTTGGGCGCAAGTTTGTCGCCCAGGAACAGAGCGGCGTTGTATTCGCCCTCGGCAAATGCTTCGACTTCATCGAGCAGGGCGCGCAGCGATTTTGCCTGCAGGCGCTTGTCGAGCTTTTTGTGAAACCATGCGGTCGCGGCATAGGTCGGTAAAAACAGGACATGCGCCAGATCGTGACCGTTGATGAACCGAAAGGTGCTGAAATCCAGCGCGGTGGAAAACAGCATCAGTCCATTCAGGTACATCCCGTACTTTTCCTGCAGCAACGAGGAAAGTCCGGCCGCGCGCGTGGTGCCGTACGATTCGCCGGCAATGAATTTGGGTGAGGCCCAGCGCTCGTTGCGTGACGTGTACAGGCGAATGAATTCGCCGACGCTGTCCAAGTCGCGTTGATAGGTGTGGAATTCCTTGAGTTTTTCTCCCTCAAGCATGCGACTGTAGCCGGTGCCGACCGGGTCGATGAAGACGAGGTCGGTTTCGCTTAGCAGAGAGTATTCATTGTCCACCAGTTGATAGGGCGGCGGTGGGGCGTTGCCTTCGCTGTCGAGCTTGACGCGCTTGGGGCCAAGAACGCCCAAATGCAGCCACACGCTCGAGGACCCGGGGCCGCCGTTAAAGGAAAACGTCAGCGGGCGTTTGGCCCGGTCTTTTACCCCATCGCGGGTATAGGCGATGAAAAAGACCGTGGCGCGTGGTTTGTCTGCCTCGCGATTACCGTCCTTTTCGCTATCTTCCTTCAACACGACAGTGCCGCACATTACGGTGTAAGCGATGTTTTCGCCGTTGATGCGAATCTTGTGTTTGCTGGTGACGGTACGATCGGTCGGAATGACGACAGGTTTGGAAGCCGGTAATTCTTGTTCTTGTTTGTCGAGAGCCATGTTTGGGGTCGGAGTAGGTTACAGAACCGCCATTATCACGCAAACCTCGCTTCCGGTTTCTTGATCTGATCCGCCAGGCGGCTGGCGTTTCGCGCCACCGTGCCGTAGATCGTGAGCTGGGGATTCGCACCGATGGACGTCGGGAACACGGAACCATCAAAGACCCACAAGTTTTCCAGTTGATGGTGGCGGCCGTCACCGCGCGTAACTGACACGCGCGCATCGTTGCCCATCGTGCAACCGCCCATCACATGTGCGCTCGCCACCCGCGTGCGCAGCGCCGCCATCGGCAGTGATTCGATCGCAAGCTTGGCGTCGGCCCAGCTTCGATACGGCTTGGCATCTTCGTGCATCGGCATGACGATTTTCGCGCCGGCGGCAAACTGGATTTCCGCCATTACTGAAAGCGCGTGCCGGATGCCATCCCACACGTAGCCGCTGATGACATAATCGAGGATCGGGCTGCCGTCATTGCGAATCGATACCTGTCCGCCCTTGCTTTGGGGATGAAATCCATCGCGCATGAGCGCGATGGCCACATGCATGTTCTCTATTCGTTTCATCCAGGTTGCGTGTTCATCGCCAAAGCCGGGCAGGGTGATTCCCGCCAGCACCGGATGAAGCGGCGGTGCCTCCAGCTTGAATCCCATCGGGCCGCTGTGGGGCAGGCTATCGACGAAATGGTCGGAATAAATGCTTTGCGGCGCACCGGAATAAGCCTCGACTTTCCGGTCCATGATCGCCGCGCAGATTGGCGACGGATGCAGGAAAGTGCGTTTGCCGAGAGTGTGATGCGGATCAGGAAATTGCGAGCGCAGCATCAGCGCGGGATTGTTGATTGCGCCACCGGCGAGGATGAAATGCCGGG
This is a stretch of genomic DNA from Betaproteobacteria bacterium. It encodes these proteins:
- a CDS encoding peptidase S10 is translated as MALDKQEQELPASKPVVIPTDRTVTSKHKIRINGENIAYTVMCGTVVLKEDSEKDGNREADKPRATVFFIAYTRDGVKDRAKRPLTFSFNGGPGSSSVWLHLGVLGPKRVKLDSEGNAPPPPYQLVDNEYSLLSETDLVFIDPVGTGYSRMLEGEKLKEFHTYQRDLDSVGEFIRLYTSRNERWASPKFIAGESYGTTRAAGLSSLLQEKYGMYLNGLMLFSTALDFSTFRFINGHDLAHVLFLPTYAATAWFHKKLDKRLQAKSLRALLDEVEAFAEGEYNAALFLGDKLAPKARDAIIAKISQYTGLTPEYVASTNLRVQIHRFCKELCRDEHRTVGRLDSRFKGIDRDAAGENFEFDPAHTNLDGAYAACINDYLRRELKFEIDTPYTMISKLYMTWDFGSKDQHLNVAESLRKAICSNPHMKVYVASGYFDLATPHFASDYVLNHMALDKSLSGNITRHYYEAGHMMYVHIPSLKMQAKHLRDFVKKAS
- a CDS encoding GMC family oxidoreductase, coding for MSASVVQDPISLALADRSRGWKVIDGTRITRDYNIECDVVIVGSGAGGGTAAEALTLAGLNVVMIEEGPFKSSSDFRMRERDAYPQLYQESAGRQTKDKSITILQGRSVGGSTTVNWTSSFRTPPATLQHWEKVWGLDDYTVAKMAPWFEKMEARLSISPWPVPPNENNDILRRGCEKLGIPAAAIRRNVKGCWNLGYCGMGCPTNAKQSMLVTTIPDSLDRGLSLIHSTRVEKLSHRYGRVTSLIASGMSADAVGVNTAAGPWKIRVHARHFILAGGAINNPALMLRSQFPDPHHTLGKRTFLHPSPICAAIMDRKVEAYSGAPQSIYSDHFVDSLPHSGPMGFKLEAPPLHPVLAGITLPGFGDEHATWMKRIENMHVAIALMRDGFHPQSKGGQVSIRNDGSPILDYVISGYVWDGIRHALSVMAEIQFAAGAKIVMPMHEDAKPYRSWADAKLAIESLPMAALRTRVASAHVMGGCTMGNDARVSVTRGDGRHHQLENLWVFDGSVFPTSIGANPQLTIYGTVARNASRLADQIKKPEARFA